A window of Streptomyces sp. NBC_01224 genomic DNA:
TCCTGCGCCTCGTCGTGCGAGAGGGGACTGGACCGGAAGCCCCGCCCGGCCAGGATGTACGAAGCGGTGACCGCGAAGTCACCCTCGCCCTCGTTGACGTGGGCCGGTTCATGGATCTCGGTGAAGCCGTTGTCCCGGAACCACTCGCGATGGGCCCCGGCCTCCTCGTACCGCTCCTGGTACGCGAACCGGGCGCCGAGCACCCGGCCGTCGATGACGGTGGCGCCGTTGGCGGCGAAGACCATGTCGGGAAGCTCGGGGCGAGGGGTGAGCAGCTCCACGGTGTGTCCGAGGGCGCGGTAGCGGTCGCGCAGGTCCTCCCACTGGGTCTGGGCCAGGGGGAGATCCACGGGCTTGCTGGGGTCCATCCAGGGGTTGATGGAGTACGTCACCCTGAAGTGGGCCGGGGCGCACATCAGGTAACGGCGGGGTGTGGCTTCACGAGGCAAGGAAGGCTCCTCACGAAAAGCAGGGGTTACCTGCCGGGGGACTTCGCACGGGTATGTGCGTGAGCCCATGGTCCGCTTTCCGGGGCCTGCGCGCAGTGATCCGATCGGGTGGTTCCGCACGGTGATGAGACGAAACGTATCGACTCGTGCCGCTGCTAGATTTACCGGCATGGTAGAGAACCGGCCCCCCGACTCCAGCCGCCGCAGCGAGCGCTCGCGCCGTGCGATCTACGACGCTGCGC
This region includes:
- the ddaH gene encoding dimethylargininase; its protein translation is MPREATPRRYLMCAPAHFRVTYSINPWMDPSKPVDLPLAQTQWEDLRDRYRALGHTVELLTPRPELPDMVFAANGATVIDGRVLGARFAYQERYEEAGAHREWFRDNGFTEIHEPAHVNEGEGDFAVTASYILAGRGFRSSPLSHDEAQEFFGRPVVGLDLVDPRYYHLDTALCVLDDAGDEIMYYPGAFSPGSRSVLARLFPDALIAEEADAAALGLNAVSDGLHVLLPQAATGLFDPLRARGFEPVPMDLGELLKGGGSVKCCTQELRG